The following are encoded in a window of Ignavibacteriales bacterium genomic DNA:
- a CDS encoding efflux RND transporter periplasmic adaptor subunit has product MANGKKSKKKLFIFGGLGLLLLVILLLVVFSGNKEDIVTVQTEKVEKRNVTQVVSATGKINPVYQVKISAEATGEIVDLAVREGDVVRKGQLLLRIKPDNYEAQRNMAAARLDQAKSSLSSTKAQLDKVESDYKRIQGLAQKKLASDSELEAAKSTYLQTLSNYESSKSGVTQAEASLKDAITNLNKTIVYSPMNGTISKRNIDLSERVLGSGFSPGTEMLTVADLSKMEATVNVDENDVVLISVGDTAKVHVDAFSDKTFKGVVTQIGNSAVTKGLGTQDEVVNFEVKVLIVNAGNSIRPGMSCDADIETEKKQNVLTVPIQSVTARIDKPITSTPQGVQPENEVKAKKDRSNKPKEVVFVIKENKTKMIEVKTGISDDTYIEILSGLKEDEEVVSGPYRAISKELEDGSKVSMQAKRKGTEKK; this is encoded by the coding sequence ATGGCTAACGGGAAAAAATCAAAAAAGAAACTTTTTATATTTGGAGGATTGGGACTTCTTCTTCTTGTTATACTCTTGCTTGTTGTCTTCAGCGGTAATAAAGAAGATATCGTAACAGTCCAAACTGAAAAAGTGGAAAAGAGAAATGTAACTCAAGTTGTTTCTGCAACCGGCAAAATAAATCCTGTCTATCAAGTTAAGATTAGTGCCGAGGCAACCGGAGAAATTGTTGATCTGGCTGTGAGAGAAGGAGACGTTGTTAGAAAGGGGCAGTTACTTTTAAGAATAAAGCCTGATAATTATGAAGCCCAACGTAACATGGCTGCGGCTCGGCTTGATCAAGCCAAGTCATCATTGAGTTCTACAAAAGCACAGCTTGATAAAGTTGAATCCGATTATAAACGAATTCAAGGTTTAGCTCAGAAAAAATTGGCAAGCGATTCTGAACTCGAAGCTGCTAAATCAACTTATCTGCAAACACTTAGTAATTACGAATCTTCAAAATCCGGTGTAACTCAAGCAGAAGCTTCTTTGAAAGACGCTATTACAAATCTTAATAAAACGATTGTTTATTCTCCTATGAATGGAACGATAAGCAAACGAAATATTGATCTGAGCGAAAGAGTTTTAGGAAGCGGTTTCAGTCCAGGAACTGAAATGCTAACCGTAGCAGATCTAAGCAAAATGGAAGCTACTGTTAATGTAGATGAAAATGATGTTGTCTTAATTTCAGTTGGTGATACAGCAAAAGTACATGTTGATGCATTCTCCGATAAAACCTTCAAAGGAGTAGTTACTCAAATTGGAAACAGTGCTGTAACAAAAGGTCTTGGAACTCAGGATGAAGTTGTAAACTTTGAAGTAAAGGTGCTTATTGTAAATGCAGGAAACAGTATTAGACCCGGAATGTCTTGCGATGCTGATATTGAAACAGAGAAAAAGCAAAATGTATTAACAGTGCCGATACAAAGTGTTACTGCAAGAATTGATAAACCGATTACAAGCACACCACAGGGAGTGCAACCTGAAAACGAAGTAAAAGCTAAAAAAGACAGAAGCAATAAACCTAAAGAAGTTGTTTTTGTAATTAAAGAAAATAAAACAAAGATGATTGAAGTTAAAACAGGAATTAGTGACGATACTTATATCGAGATTCTAAGCGGATTAAAAGAAGACGAAGAAGTTGTCAGCGGTCCTTATCGTGCTATATCAAAAGAATTAGAAGATGGCTCAAAAGTATCTATGCAAGCTAAGCGTAAAGGAACCGAGAAAAAGTAA